Genomic DNA from Perca flavescens isolate YP-PL-M2 chromosome 23, PFLA_1.0, whole genome shotgun sequence:
TACTATTGGTGAGGAGGTGGTTAAGACATTTAGGAATTTCTGGATACTttcccatttctctctcttccgCCTTCCCTCTGTTTCTGATTTTGAGTCTGTAATGTGTCCTCTCTTGGCACTTGCAGCTAGCGGAACTCATTAGCTTTACAGGGAAATGCTAATGATGCTAACAAGGCTAGGAATAATAAATGGAAAAGAATAATGCAGCCTAAAATGTGTATGTAACCCTTGGTACAGTAGGTGACACATAAAAAAAACGGTGTGTTGTTAGTTGGTGGATTCACTCTTTAAGGCCAATGATCAGATTTTGTTGAAATAATCACTTCATTGATCAATTAGCAGATTGGCAGACATTTACTCAGCAGTATTTTTGATAATTATTATCAAGCAAACATGCCAAAGATTTGCTggtttctcaaatgtgaggattagttgatttttgtttctgttttatatcattgttaaTTAATTATCTCtggtgaaaataaataattaattctaTAATAATGACAGATGAATCACAGATACACATAATAGTTAGAGGCCTTCCTGATCAGATACCATTTACTATACTTTACTTTAAGGAGGCTCTAACAGCAAGAGGATGGCTTCAGGTTCCAAGAAACCCACTTACCCATGCAgtgttgattatttattttagagAATGATTAACAAAGcctaatagaaaaaaatattacattcTACAGCCATACTCAGGGTCTAGCTATGCTGAGCAGCTGGTTTTCCTCTCTACTTTGGTAGCCCATTTTCCCCAGACTGACACCCAGCCCACTGCAGTTCAAAATAGTCCAGACTAGCGTTACTAAATGAGGGGTTCCAGGCCAAATGAATGTGTATTGCATGGATCATATATatgaacataaatatatatttggagGAAAAATCAGGGTATGTGTGTATACCAAAAAGTGGCCTCATGCACCGCAGTGCTCCTCTAAGCTGCTGAAAATGGTAAAACATACATAGACATATCAATGTAactgaaactgtattttttttcctgaaagTAAAAAGTCAACTGAAGTTAGGAAAGAAAATGCTGCTCGTATATTTGTGTAAGAATGCACATTTTAAGGTTTAGACTTTTCCcaaaacaaatgtaattttcttttGTCCCCTGCTGCAGGCTCCAGCTTCAGTCCCCAGGCCACTACTCTCCCCTGGAGGCCTTCTATGAGGACAAGAGAGCACTTCTGCCCCCCGGTGGTGACGGTGTTATTATTGCATGTCCAGCCAATGCCTGGGGAGCCGCGATCAACCACAGCATGCACCCTGAAATGAAGGTAGGAAGGACATTTCCACGCCTACACCTATGTCAGCTGATGTGCTTTTTTTATCCACTTTATGACGCAGTAACCTTGTGTGCCTTTGTGTTTGAATACCTCTGGACCAGATCACCCACCCTGCAGGCTGCATGTCCCAGTTCATCCGCTTCTTTGGGGAGCAGATCATGGTGCTGTGGAAACTGGCTCTCCTCCGCAGACGCATCCTCATCTTCTCCCCTCCACCTGTGGGCGTGGTCTGCTACCGAGGTGAGAGTTATCAGAAGTTTAAaggtttgacttttttttgggagTTCTTGCCTAGAGTCCGATGAGAAGATTAACAAAGAGAAGATAACAAAAATAAGGTATTTCACAACATGTCAAAATATTCCTTTCATttagaaaaaagtaattattttcatgtttttacttGGCTAAGAGTGTACACAATATTTTACAGCTCTGAACCCCATTACACTTACACTACAGAAGTCTTTTAccaatttatttattgtacGAGTCTGGGGATTTCACACCAGCGTACATGCTGTTTCTCTCCAGCTGTATCGCTGTTGGACAGCCCACATGTTATGCACATATTCACATCCTGTGTCACACTCTTTTCCCTCCCACACTCATGCATCATTTTTCTGATTTCACCCTCCACCCCCTCTTCCCTCTTAGTGTACTGCTGCTGTTGCCTGGCAAACATCTCCATCCCCGGGATCGGCGTGGCTGTGCCCGAGTTCCGCCCTTTCTTCTATGTTAACGTGGCCGATATCAGCGCCCTGGAGAACGAGCTCTCCTACGTGGCGTGTAAGTGGATGCTCGAAAACATGTTCACATTTGTGAAAAGTCACACTGAAAAAGGACCAGTTGAGTAATATTCCATATGATTAGCATCTCCTGTATCTTAAATCCTAGAGatcctgtttgtgtttgtatgctTAGGTACTACTGAGAAGATCTTTGAGGAGAAGAAGGATCTGTATGATGCGTATGTAGACAATCAGAATGTAAAGACCTGCCGGGACGGCCTGAAGCCTCTGCTCCGCCTCAGCACCGCAGACAGGGAGAAATATCGCAAACTCACGGAACAGAGGTAGGAAAACACTGCTAACAACAGGACTACTGCTTACACTGCGTGATAATTACCAGTGTGAATTAAAGGCTAAGGCTTGTGTTGTTCTATATTTTTAACAAATCCCACAAAAAGGCCAAAACTATCAAATCATTTAATCTACTAAAACGTATTCCTATGCAGCCAAAGTTTGATAAACCTATTTCCTCTGGGCCATAGAGCTCCAGTGTTG
This window encodes:
- the LOC114549961 gene encoding protein LCHN isoform X2 — translated: MLEWCLPKDMDLEGVEFKAIASGSHRVTTDFIYFRKGCYFGLACFANMAVESTVERGARMKSVGILSPSYTLLYRYMSFLEHQVRLQLQSPGHYSPLEAFYEDKRALLPPGGDGVIIACPANAWGAAINHSMHPEMKITHPAGCMSQFIRFFGEQIMVLWKLALLRRRILIFSPPPVGVVCYRVYCCCCLANISIPGIGVAVPEFRPFFYVNVADISALENELSYVACTTEKIFEEKKDLYDAYVDNQNVKTCRDGLKPLLRLSTADREKYRKLTEQRQMLLYSQEENGDCVSSEEDLFILFFLEQNNRIFQTLSEVAGSPDPTLTQESVRAMGLDPHGDRLFLLHLLEIYGYDTLLVSEQLCCS